The proteins below are encoded in one region of Peribacillus muralis:
- a CDS encoding GTPase domain-containing protein yields MDERLIEKKYYETMIEDVSKHPILALGEMFLVEQKKERADLTAIRYAQGEVYFQHHDYEAAIFKWENIEGELGSWAKKNIADAYFELEMYSTAEDIYKSVDTAEAVLKTEVLLQLFSLYIVESRNDLASKVVKEAVEFQPDYPNVTEIARAFFEEQKDWNSAVVLASDESIRTQSMSWFDVLKTYIQQGVAQSVAPDYFSTVLGSLYALDQDRFEKMTVVLWKNYKYTDFYFEWLKVINNLIDTIELSQGDVWEELTALYRDAYAGLLEGTHLIKDLSPVVPRLLENWLKIADGELSLFAAASALSWNEIFPDTINALVIQDAESLLAKSPKLGGGLEAGERLFHSIIQWAEENDLKVGNKLKWMVEGLNDTGNFNLLLVGSAGNGKTSFIQSIVGESIAAEDHSSLVSVKDGDDLEILEITDTERKAVLELTDLDETRRQRGTIVDVTLISDYLKNNRLRLLDTPGFNGEKSVESDFQGYLHGSDGLLFVLDARAPFTGSERDLLLEIQKLAPKLPIHFLLNKMDTIYSDQVAVRMEDETWDKVNAYFPHAKVFAFSKLYDSKQQLKDLSAFLQTNYHDGNWMERRSEKILAFIRKTLSYLLEKRAANERKCEHSISWNEQMEVKLNGAVNQLGDLEKEKSENIIRAYRLLKDEVKNQLSSKIPELLRDCSKSLTESSDFSQVHIELNQEMNDRIQALISDKIMPQYYRSLQDWIASSQMEFTQSQQFMDEMSSGFNELYKEERIMLAGDFRVLDDWRRDADRMTSSIRIENVNILLRRTPSQLLLKGAGKLFGAIPQNKANMYNRYKKYLEGEDYQDVAEMITERFLTQFGLFEKSLDRDISLFYRSSFALLQKTIEQTQTEIKDYQAALEHMKENPEVYRDPITLFEVKLRQLEKLEKIEKKRLAQLQRK; encoded by the coding sequence ATGGACGAACGTCTAATCGAAAAAAAGTATTATGAAACGATGATCGAGGATGTATCGAAGCATCCGATTCTAGCTTTAGGTGAAATGTTTCTCGTGGAACAAAAAAAGGAAAGAGCGGACTTAACCGCCATTCGATATGCACAAGGAGAAGTATACTTTCAGCACCATGACTATGAAGCTGCCATTTTCAAATGGGAAAACATTGAAGGTGAACTGGGATCGTGGGCGAAGAAGAATATAGCTGATGCATATTTTGAACTGGAAATGTATTCAACGGCAGAAGATATCTATAAATCCGTCGATACCGCTGAAGCGGTGTTGAAAACGGAGGTTCTGTTGCAATTGTTTTCCCTTTACATAGTGGAATCAAGAAATGACCTGGCGTCAAAAGTCGTGAAGGAAGCCGTAGAGTTTCAACCGGATTACCCGAATGTCACGGAAATCGCACGCGCCTTTTTTGAAGAACAAAAGGATTGGAACAGTGCTGTCGTTCTAGCTTCGGACGAAAGTATCCGTACACAATCGATGAGCTGGTTCGATGTACTGAAAACATATATCCAGCAGGGTGTCGCTCAATCTGTTGCCCCGGATTATTTTTCAACGGTACTAGGTTCGCTATATGCGCTCGACCAGGATCGTTTCGAAAAGATGACGGTTGTCCTTTGGAAAAATTATAAATATACCGACTTCTATTTCGAATGGCTAAAAGTGATCAATAACTTGATAGATACGATTGAATTAAGCCAAGGAGATGTCTGGGAAGAGCTTACAGCCCTATACCGAGATGCTTATGCAGGGCTGTTGGAAGGAACGCATTTGATCAAGGATCTGAGTCCTGTCGTGCCAAGACTGCTGGAAAACTGGTTGAAAATCGCAGATGGGGAGCTTTCGTTGTTTGCAGCAGCCTCCGCGTTGTCCTGGAATGAAATTTTCCCTGATACGATTAATGCGCTAGTCATTCAGGACGCAGAAAGCCTGTTGGCGAAGTCCCCTAAATTGGGTGGCGGGCTCGAAGCGGGTGAAAGACTGTTCCATTCGATTATCCAATGGGCTGAAGAGAACGATTTAAAGGTTGGCAACAAGCTGAAGTGGATGGTCGAGGGGCTTAATGATACCGGCAACTTCAATCTCCTGCTTGTGGGGAGTGCAGGCAATGGCAAGACATCCTTCATCCAGTCCATTGTCGGCGAAAGTATAGCCGCCGAAGATCATTCTTCCTTGGTCAGTGTTAAAGACGGGGATGATTTGGAAATCCTCGAAATCACCGACACGGAGCGCAAGGCTGTTTTGGAACTAACGGATTTGGATGAAACTCGCCGTCAGCGCGGGACGATTGTCGATGTTACTCTTATTAGTGATTATCTGAAGAATAATCGCTTGCGCCTCTTGGATACACCAGGATTCAATGGGGAAAAAAGCGTGGAATCGGATTTCCAGGGCTACTTGCATGGCAGTGATGGCCTATTGTTCGTCCTTGATGCCCGTGCCCCTTTCACAGGCAGTGAGCGGGATCTGTTATTGGAGATTCAAAAACTGGCTCCAAAGCTGCCGATCCATTTCTTATTGAATAAGATGGATACGATCTACAGCGATCAAGTGGCAGTGCGGATGGAAGACGAAACGTGGGATAAGGTGAATGCATATTTCCCGCATGCGAAAGTATTTGCTTTCTCCAAGCTATATGATAGCAAGCAGCAGTTGAAGGACCTTTCAGCATTCCTTCAAACGAATTACCATGATGGTAATTGGATGGAGAGAAGATCTGAAAAAATTCTTGCCTTCATTCGCAAAACATTATCTTACCTGTTAGAAAAACGAGCGGCCAACGAGCGGAAATGCGAGCATTCCATATCTTGGAATGAACAGATGGAGGTCAAGCTTAATGGTGCCGTCAACCAGCTGGGAGATTTGGAAAAAGAAAAAAGTGAAAATATCATCAGGGCATACCGTTTGCTCAAGGATGAAGTGAAAAATCAGCTTTCTTCTAAAATTCCCGAATTACTGAGGGACTGTTCCAAATCGTTAACGGAAAGCAGTGATTTCAGTCAGGTTCATATTGAGTTAAATCAGGAAATGAATGATCGGATCCAAGCCCTCATATCTGATAAAATCATGCCTCAATATTACCGTTCGCTGCAAGATTGGATTGCCAGTTCCCAAATGGAATTCACACAAAGCCAACAGTTTATGGATGAGATGAGTTCGGGGTTCAATGAATTGTACAAAGAAGAACGGATCATGCTTGCCGGGGACTTCAGGGTACTGGATGACTGGCGCCGTGATGCGGATCGGATGACTAGCAGCATCCGCATTGAAAACGTCAATATTTTATTGCGCAGGACACCATCGCAGCTGCTGCTTAAAGGCGCAGGAAAACTATTTGGGGCGATTCCGCAAAATAAAGCCAATATGTACAACCGTTATAAGAAATACTTGGAAGGCGAAGATTATCAGGATGTAGCGGAGATGATCACGGAACGCTTCCTGACCCAATTCGGCCTGTTTGAAAAATCCTTGGATCGGGACATCTCACTTTTCTATCGCAGTTCATTTGCCTTACTGCAAAAAACGATAGAGCAAACGCAGACTGAAATTAAAGACTACCAGGCAGCATTGGAGCATATGAAGGAAAATCCGGAAGTGTACCGTGACCCTATCACGCTGTTCGAAGTGAAATTGCGCCAGCTGGAGAAGCTTGAAAAAATCGAGAAAAAGCGTCTAGCTCAACTGCAAAGAAAATAA
- a CDS encoding sugar ABC transporter substrate-binding protein, which yields MRKTIKATFITAIASALLLTGCSSGQSSTETKKEEKVSFENVPERFADGQGAKIKVIRKIGGDDHTAQYLAGAKEEGESLGFQVDTYTANGDTAKFHDAIAQAMQQDYDGYIISHGDDAATVNDVQKLVDAGKSVVTFDSINDLSKIEGVTLTSQDDEALAALALDKLIEEQKGKAAIAYLWVDGFPPMVRRNAVYQKKLKENPGIKEVERFGVASADTSVQTQNAVAAMLNKYPKGELDAIFATWDAFAIGAARAIKEAGREEVKIYGIDVSNADLQEIHSADSSWAYTAAVDPKLIGAVNMRILAKKLAGEDTPQTYDLKASLISQKQIQASKEAVNMTNLSGIVNGWGESSEFEEDWMKVLKAHYKK from the coding sequence ATGAGAAAGACCATTAAAGCTACATTCATTACAGCTATCGCTTCTGCTTTGCTTTTAACAGGTTGCTCTTCAGGACAGAGTTCAACAGAGACGAAGAAAGAAGAAAAGGTATCGTTTGAAAATGTTCCGGAAAGATTTGCCGATGGGCAGGGAGCGAAGATCAAAGTAATCCGTAAAATTGGCGGGGATGATCATACGGCCCAGTATCTGGCCGGAGCGAAGGAAGAAGGAGAATCCCTGGGGTTTCAAGTGGATACATATACAGCAAATGGTGATACGGCTAAATTCCATGATGCCATAGCCCAGGCTATGCAACAAGATTATGACGGCTATATCATCTCCCATGGTGATGATGCAGCAACAGTCAATGACGTTCAAAAGCTGGTGGATGCAGGAAAAAGCGTGGTCACCTTCGATTCGATAAACGACCTGTCCAAGATAGAAGGTGTGACATTAACTTCACAGGACGATGAAGCGTTGGCAGCACTTGCTTTGGATAAATTGATAGAAGAGCAGAAGGGTAAAGCGGCAATCGCTTATCTGTGGGTGGATGGTTTTCCCCCGATGGTAAGAAGAAATGCCGTCTATCAGAAAAAATTGAAAGAGAATCCTGGTATAAAAGAAGTCGAAAGGTTCGGGGTGGCATCTGCTGATACATCTGTTCAGACACAGAATGCAGTCGCCGCAATGCTGAACAAATATCCTAAAGGTGAATTGGATGCCATTTTTGCAACGTGGGATGCTTTTGCTATCGGAGCGGCACGGGCGATAAAAGAAGCTGGCCGTGAAGAGGTGAAGATATACGGAATTGACGTATCGAACGCAGATCTTCAGGAAATCCACTCTGCTGATAGCTCGTGGGCTTACACGGCAGCAGTCGATCCGAAGTTGATCGGTGCAGTGAATATGAGGATATTGGCAAAAAAATTAGCTGGAGAGGATACGCCGCAAACATATGATTTAAAGGCTTCACTTATTTCACAAAAGCAAATCCAGGCTTCAAAAGAAGCGGTAAACATGACAAACCTATCTGGGATTGTTAATGGCTGGGGCGAATCAAGCGAATTTGAAGAAGATTGGATGAAAGTCTTGAAAGCTCACTATAAAAAATAA
- a CDS encoding sugar ABC transporter ATP-binding protein, with product MGTRVDMKGISIEFPGVKALSDVDFSVRTGTAHALVGANGAGKSTLMKVLSGAHVHYSGDIYLDGIKRQIRSPKEAQGHGIQIVYQEVDTSLIPYLTVGENVMLNEMVQNMGQKQLVKWKNLHNAAAQILQDMNIHVSSKQLVKDLTLAQKQMVLIARAVSTECKFLILDEPTAPLSHRETTELFRIVNELKQKDVGIIFISHRLPEIFEICEDITIMRNGEHVTCRKTGDINQKDVVELMLGKTMDEQFPEVNAAIGDIVLEVKGLSDAGKIKDVNLHLKAGEIIGLAGLVGAGKTELCKVLFGHTSIRVGEVILNGRRLSLKTPHDAVKNGLALVPEERRKEGVLVQESVTSNLTAASLGEFSSTLSFLNRKAEKEKATEMIASLGIKTPSGEARVEHLSGGNQQKVAIGKWLIADADVYIFDEPTKGVDVGAKKDIFHLIAKLARNGKAIIYASSELSEIIGITNRTYVLYDGSTVIELKTNKTNEEELLYYSTGGE from the coding sequence ATGGGCACACGAGTGGATATGAAGGGCATTTCGATTGAATTTCCCGGAGTGAAGGCTCTTAGTGATGTTGATTTTTCAGTACGGACAGGGACGGCTCATGCATTGGTCGGCGCAAACGGGGCAGGAAAATCCACGTTAATGAAAGTTTTATCTGGGGCACATGTTCATTATTCAGGTGACATTTATCTGGATGGGATAAAGCGGCAAATCCGTTCGCCAAAGGAGGCTCAGGGACATGGCATTCAGATCGTTTATCAGGAGGTGGATACGTCACTCATCCCATACTTAACCGTTGGTGAAAATGTAATGCTGAATGAAATGGTCCAAAACATGGGCCAGAAACAGCTGGTAAAATGGAAAAATCTGCATAATGCGGCCGCGCAGATACTTCAAGATATGAACATTCATGTTTCATCGAAACAACTGGTAAAAGATCTTACCTTGGCCCAAAAACAGATGGTTTTAATAGCAAGGGCCGTTTCGACTGAATGCAAATTCTTGATTCTCGATGAACCGACTGCTCCGTTAAGCCATAGGGAGACGACAGAACTTTTTCGAATTGTAAATGAATTGAAGCAAAAGGATGTAGGAATCATATTCATCTCCCATCGTCTCCCTGAGATCTTTGAGATTTGTGAGGATATTACGATCATGAGGAACGGAGAGCATGTCACATGTCGTAAAACGGGGGATATCAACCAGAAAGATGTGGTTGAGCTCATGCTGGGAAAAACGATGGATGAACAGTTCCCTGAAGTGAATGCAGCAATTGGTGACATCGTTTTGGAAGTGAAGGGATTATCAGATGCAGGGAAGATCAAGGATGTGAACCTGCATTTGAAGGCAGGAGAAATAATTGGCTTGGCAGGGTTGGTCGGGGCTGGGAAAACGGAGCTGTGTAAAGTCCTTTTTGGGCATACTTCCATTCGTGTTGGCGAAGTGATCCTGAATGGCAGAAGGCTTTCCTTGAAAACACCGCATGATGCCGTAAAAAACGGTTTGGCACTTGTACCGGAGGAACGCAGGAAAGAGGGGGTCCTCGTTCAGGAATCGGTGACGTCGAACCTGACTGCAGCCAGTCTTGGTGAATTTAGCAGCACGTTAAGTTTCCTCAATCGAAAGGCGGAAAAGGAAAAAGCGACGGAGATGATCGCTAGTCTCGGCATTAAAACGCCATCGGGTGAAGCAAGGGTCGAGCATCTCTCAGGCGGCAATCAGCAAAAGGTCGCCATAGGAAAATGGCTTATAGCCGATGCGGATGTATACATATTCGATGAACCGACAAAAGGTGTCGATGTTGGTGCCAAAAAGGATATATTCCACTTGATTGCGAAGCTTGCCAGAAATGGGAAAGCAATAATATATGCATCCTCCGAGCTTTC